The following coding sequences lie in one Mycteria americana isolate JAX WOST 10 ecotype Jacksonville Zoo and Gardens chromosome 13, USCA_MyAme_1.0, whole genome shotgun sequence genomic window:
- the PIWIL1 gene encoding piwi-like protein 1, with translation MTGRARARARGRPPGQETATPSVGVTSVQQALPSQPPGRWQPQQPHVPPSVSEEPGGRGRQRGPQSVPKTIGLQISAGFQELSLADRGGRRRDFHDLGVNTRQAIEHVQESKTGSSGIMIKLITNYFRLTSRPQWALYQYHVGYSPEMEARRLRSALLFQHEELIGKTHAFDGSILFLPKKLGNKVTEVFSRTRNGEGVKITITLTNELPPTSPTCLQFYNIIFRRLLKMLNLQQIGRNYYNASDPISIPNHRLMVWPGFTSSILQYEESIMLCTDVSHKVLRSETVLDFMYSLYYQVEEQRFRDACAKELIGLIVLTKYNNRTYRVDDIDWDANPQCTFRKADGSEISYVDYYKRQYNQEITDLNQPVLISQSRRKRGSMMPGPVVLIPELCFLTGLTEKMRNDFNMMKDLAIHTRLPPEQRQREIRRLIDYIQKDDNVQKELRDWGLSFDSNLLSFTGRVVQGEKILQSGNVFDYNPQFADWSKETRGAPLICAKPLDNWLLIYTRRNYDIANTLLQNLFKVTPSMGIRMNKATMIEVDDRTEAYLRVLQQSITPDTNIAVCVLSSSRKDKYDAIKKYLCTDCPIPSQCVIARTLSKPQTAMAIATKIALQMNCKMGGELWSVEIPLKQVMIVGIDCYHDTLSGKQSIAGFVASLNQTMTRWFSRCAIQGRGQELVDGLKACLQTALRDWFKWNKYLPSRIIVYRDGVGDGQLNTLVNYEVPQFLDCLKSVGKDYNPRLTVIVVKKRVNTRFFAQCGGALKNPPPGTVVDVEVTRPEWYDFFIVSQAVRNGCVAPTHYNVIYDTSKLKPDHVQRLTYKLCHMYYNWSGVIRVPAPCQYAHKLAFLVGQSIHKEPNLLLSDRLYYL, from the exons GTTCAACAGGCTTTGCCAAGTCAGCCACCTGGCCGTTGGCAACCTCAGCAGCCACATGTTCCTCCATCGGTATCAGAAGAACCTGGTGGCCGTGGACGACAGAGGGGCCCTCAGAGTGTTCC caaaacaatagGATTACAGATTTCAGCAGGATTTCAGGAATTGTCTTTAGCAGATAGGGGTGGACGTCGCAGAGATTTCCACGACCTCGGGGTGAATACTCGGCAAGCCATAGAACATGTTCAAGAATCAAAAACTG GTTCTTCAGGTATTAtgataaaattaattacaaattacTTTCGTTTGACGTCTCGACCCCAGTGGGCTTTATATCAGTACCATGTTGGCTATAGTCCTGAGATGGAAGCACGCCGTCTTCGATCAGCTTTGCTCTTTCAACATGAAGAGCTAATTGGAAAGACACATGCATTTGATGGATCAATATTATTCTTGCCAAAAAAACTAGGGAACAAG GTTACTGAAGTGTTTAGTAGGACTCGAAATGGAGAGGGTGTGAAGATAACAATCACGTTGACTAATGAGTTGCCACCTACTTCACCTACATGTCTGCAATTTTACAACATCATTTTTAGAAG GCTTCTGAAGATGTTGAATTTGCAGCAGATTGGACGTAATTATTACAACGCCAGTGACCCAATCAGCATCCCTAATCACAG GTTGATGGTTTGGCCGGGCTTCACAAGCTCTATCCTCCAGTATGAGGAGAGCATTATGTTATGTACAGATGTGAGCCATAAGGTTCTTCGCAGTGAAACAGTGTTGGATTTTATGTACAGTCTGTATTACCAGGTTGAAGAGCAAAGATTTAGAGATGCCTGTGCTAAAGAGCTGATAGGTTTAATTGTCCTTACAAA GTATAATAACAGAACTTACAGAGTTGATGACATCGACTGGGATGCCAATCCACAGTGTACCTTTAGAAAAGCAGATGGTTCTGAGATCAGCTACGTGGACTACTACAAAAGG CAATATAATCAAGAAATTACTGACTTGAACCAGCCTGTCTTGATCAGTCAGTctaggaggaagagaggaagcatGATGCCAGGACCTGTCGTTCTAATTCCAGAGCTGTGCTTCCTAACAG GATTAACTGAGAAGATGCGTAATGATTTTAATATGATGAAAGACTTGGCTATTCATACGCGACTGCCACCTGAGCAAAGGCAACGTGAAATTAGAAGACTTATTGACTACATCCAAAA agatgACAATGTTCAGAAGGAACTCCGAGACTGGGGTTTAAGCTTTGATTCTAATTTATTATCCTTTACGGGAAGAGTTGTTCAAGGAGAAAAGATCCTTCAGTCAGGAAATGTG TTTGATTACAATCCTCAGTTTGCTGATTGGTCAAAGGAAACTAGGGGAGCTCCCTTAATCTGTGCAAAGCCTCTGGACAACTGGTTATTAATATACACGCGGCGCAACTATGATATTGCTAATACATTACTTCAGAATCTCTTTAAAGTCACACCGTCTATGGGAATCCGAATGAACAAGGCAACCAT gatTGAAGTAGATGATAGAACAGAAGCTTATTTAAGGGTTTTACAGCAAAGTATTACCCCTGACACAAACATA gcagtTTGTGTTTTGTCTAGTTCCCGAAAGGATAAGTATGATGCTATCAAGAAATACTTATGTACAGATTGTCCCATTCCAAGTCAGTGTGTGATTGCTCGCACTTTAAGCAAGCCTCAGACTGCGATGGCGATAGCAACAAAAATTGCCTTACAAATGAACTGTAAAATGGGTGGAGAACTTTGGAGTGTTGAGATTCCA CTGAAACAGGTAATGATTGTGGGAATTGATTGTTACCATGACACTTTATCTGGAAAGCAGTCAATTGCAGGATTTGTTGCTAGCCTGAATCAAACAATGACACG GTGGTTCTCCCGCTGTGCTATTCAAGGTCGTGGGCAAGAACTTGTGGATGGGCTCAAAGCCTGCTTGCAAA ctgctctAAGAGACTGGTTCAAGTGGAATAAGTATTTGCCCTCTCGTATTATTGTGTATCGTGATGGTGTAGGAGATGGACAACTAAATACTTTAGTTAATTATGAAGTGCCTCAGTTTCTGGATTGCTTGAAGAGTGTTGGTAAAGACTACAA tcCAAGACTTACTGTGATAGTTGTGAAGAAACGAGTGAATACCAGATTCTTTGCACAGTGTGGTGGAGCACTTAAAAACCCACCCCCTGGTACTGTTGTTGATGTGGAGGTTACCAGACCAGAATG GTATGATTTCTTCATTGTGAGTCAGGCAGTGAGAAATGGTTGTGTTGCACCCACGCATTACAACGTAATTTATGACACTAGCAAACTGAAACCAGATCACGTACAACGTTTAACCTACAAACTTTGCCACATGTACTATAACTGGTCG GGTGTTATCAGAGTACCTGCTCCTTGCCAATACGCTCATAAACTGGCTTTCCTTGTCGGTCAGAGTATTCACAAAGAACCAAACCTGTTGCTTTCAGACAGACTTTACTATCTTTGA